In the genome of Sebastes umbrosus isolate fSebUmb1 chromosome 14, fSebUmb1.pri, whole genome shotgun sequence, one region contains:
- the timm29 gene encoding mitochondrial import inner membrane translocase subunit Tim29, whose protein sequence is MASLRVVRRTFSAAAEAAAAAPVPVPVTGSRWDRLKKSKAVVWCRGLLSDYKEACREVVVGSWERPFKASVYASLLGGAWACFYTKPDRSSFEATLLEYSNQLGLLSPWIRNGTSDGHVQSLVKLRNEGRLQHASLFLLSLVYRADYDPDATLYEAKCSNLWVPWRELPQRVLDVGFVGRWWVLDSKMKDYDVNEDEFKHLPAHMQVTSPPSVQEVERSERLHKESWLALTVEEEEEKEKEKEKETHVADRKQESQA, encoded by the exons ATGGCTTCGTTGCGTGTCGTGAGGAGGACGTTCTCCGCGGcggcagaagcagcagcagcagctccggtACCGGTACCGGTCACAGGCAGCAGATGGGACCGACTGAAGAAGAGTAAAGCGG TTGTGTGGTGTCGTGGCCTGCTCTCTGACTACAAAGAGGCCTGTCGGGAGGTGGTCGTCGGTTCGTGGGAGCGACCGTTCAAAGCCTCCGTGTACGCCTCTCTGCTGGGCGGGGCCTGGGCCTGTTTCTACACAAAACCCGACCGCTCGTCTTTCGAAGCCACCCTGCTGGAGTACTCCAACCAGCTGGGCCTGCTGTCGCCGTGGATCCGCAACGGGACCTCCGACGGCCACGTGCAGAGCCTAGTGAAACTTCGCAACGAGGGCCGGCTCCAGCACGCCAGcctgtttctcctctctctggtttACCGCGCCGACTACGACCCGGACGCGACGCTGTACGAAGCCAAGTGCTCCAACCTGTGGGTACCCTGGAGGGAGCTCCCTCAGCGGGTGCTAGACGTGGGCTTCGTCGGCCGCTGGTGGGTGCTGGACTCGAAGATGAAGGACTACGACGTGAACGAGGACGAGTTCAAGCACCTTCCGGCGCACATGCAGGTGACGTCGCCGCCCAGCGTtcaggaggtggagaggagcgAGAGGTTGCACAAAGAGTCCTGGTTAGCACTGacagtggaggaagaggaggagaaggagaaggagaaggagaaggagaccCATGTAGCGGACAGAAAGCAGGAGAGTCAGGCTTGA
- the yipf2 gene encoding protein YIPF2 has product MASPNDLQFQEFEEAAELLSADPGASTLSMSASNTSSTTTAAAAAGGGGGGGGGGGGEDVKLDLSDDEEGQEESSELLGGQKPTSGFWTFEYYQSFFNVDTMQVLDRVKGSVMPLPGRNFIKHHLRSNPDLYGPFWICVTLVFSVAISGNLSTFLSEMGNSSYHYRPQFHRVTIAAVVIFMYAWLVPIGLWGFLTWRQGTERQIGGYSFLETVCVYGYSLFIYIPTSVLWIIPYEWLRWTLILIAMVISGSVLVLTFWPVVRDDTKVMAVATVVTIVVLHTLLAIGCKMYFFQTAVHLPSPTTTSPPIHTTLTTKPH; this is encoded by the exons ATGGCCAGTCCTAATGATCTACAGTTCCAAG AGTTTGAGGAAGCAGCAGAGCTGTTGTCTGCAGACCCGGGGGCCTCCACACTCAGTATGTCTGCCTccaacaccagcagcaccactacagcagcagcagcagcaggaggaggaggaggaggaggaggaggaggaggaggagaggatgtcaAACTAGACCTCTCGGATGATGAGGAGGGTCAGGAGGAGAGTTCAGAG CTGTTAGGAGGACAGAAACCAACCAGTGGCTTCTGGACCTTCGAGTACTATCAGTCCTTCTTCAATGTTGACACAATGCAG GTACTGGACAGAGTGAAGGGGTCAGTGATGCCATTACCTGGAAGAAACTTTATCAAACACCACCTCAGGAGTAACCCAGATCTATATG gtccATTCTGGATCTGTGTGACACTGGTGTTCTCAGTAGCCATCAGCGGGAACTTGTCCACCTTCCTCAGTGAGATGGGAAACTCCTCCTACCACTACAGACCACAGTTCCACAGAG TGACCATAGCTGCAGTAGTGATCTTCATGTATGCCTGGCTGGTGCCGATCGGTTTATGGGGTTTCCTGACCTGGCGGCAAGGGACTGAGAGGCAGATCGGAGGTTATTCCTTCCTGGAGACCGTGTGCGTCTACGGCTACTCCCTCTTCATCTATATCCCCACCTCG GTTTTGTGGATCATTCCATATGAGTGGTTGCGCTGGACACTGATCCTGATCGCCATGGTGATCTCTGGCTCAGTCCTGGTCCTCACCTTCTGGCCCGTCGTCCGTGACGACACCAAGGTGATGGCAGTGGCTACCGTCGTGACCATCGTGGTTTTGCATACGCTGCTGGCTATCGGCTGTAAG aTGTACTTCTTCCAGACAGCAGTCCACCTACCATCACCGACCACTACATCCCCTCCGATTCACACAACACTGACCACCAAACCCCACTGA
- the LOC119502256 gene encoding ADP-ribosylation factor-like protein 4D — protein sequence MGNQLTDIAPSTPFLPSFQSLHVVVIGLDSAGKTSLVYRLKLREFVETIPTKGFNMERIKVPMGNSKTNTTTFQVWDVGGQEKLRPLWKSYTRRTDGLVFVVDAAEAERMEEAKVELHRIARSAENQGVPVLVLANKQDLDGAVSATEVEKVLALHELSSSTLHHTEGCSALDGQGLQPGLEKLYEMILKRKKMLRHSKKKR from the exons ATGGGGAACCAGTTAACAGATATTGCCCCCAGCACCCCGTTCCTCCCCAGCTTCCAGTCCTTACACGTCGTGGTGATCGGTTTGGACTCCGCGGGGAAAACCTCCCTCGTCTACAGGCTCAAGCTGCGGGAGTTTGTCGAGACGATCCCCACCAAAGGCTTCAACATGGAGCGCATCAAAGTTCCCATGGGGAACTCCAAAACCAACACCACCACGTTCCAGGTGTGGGACGTCGGCGGACAGGAGAAACTGAGGCCCCTCTGGAAGTCGTACACCAGGAGGACCGACGGGCTGGTGTTCGTGGTGGACGCGGCCGAGGCGGAGCGCATGGAGGAGGCCAAGGTGGAGCTCCACCGGATCGCGCGGTCGGCCGAGAACCAGGGGGTGCCCGTGCTGGTTCTGGCGAACAAACAGGACCTGGATGGAGCCGTGTCAGCTACAGAG GTGGAGAAGGTTCTGGCTCTCCATGAGCTCAGCTCATCCACGCTGCACCACACAGAGGGCTGCTCGGCGTTGGACGGTCAGGGCCTGCAGCCCGGCCTGGAGAAACTCTACGAGATGATcctgaagaggaagaagatgctCCGACACAGcaagaagaagagatga